In Persicimonas caeni, a single window of DNA contains:
- a CDS encoding M56 family metallopeptidase: MVYLGWLQLALIIVAAGALLGAALGGLASNRWFARLEKVAPRPRFALLTALALMPAALGALALGVSFAPSVLDALGLVADHCGHHGGHAFHLCFIHGHPPAASPLVLGAALVISLWFFAGWSEELELVRATRAWGERLLQLGHYDDDIDGWTVASERPVAVTYGLLEPRICVSERLREVLSPAQFEAVLAHERAHAKRFDSLVKLVARMSARLHFPFVRQRLLSELDLASEQACDEAAAEAVGDRLTVAEAILTVERSFEGTPPPASALAFGAKPLERRVRAMLEGNWRRPSWLSLTVFGLLGAGLLLTSYDLLHHTIESLLALVF, translated from the coding sequence ATGGTGTATTTGGGATGGTTACAACTCGCGCTCATCATCGTCGCGGCCGGCGCCTTGCTGGGAGCGGCCCTGGGAGGCCTGGCTTCGAACCGATGGTTCGCGCGCCTCGAAAAGGTCGCCCCACGCCCTCGATTCGCCCTGCTGACGGCACTGGCGCTCATGCCTGCTGCGCTCGGCGCCCTGGCGCTGGGCGTCTCGTTTGCGCCCTCGGTGCTCGACGCGCTGGGGCTCGTCGCCGATCACTGCGGCCACCATGGCGGACACGCCTTCCATCTGTGCTTTATCCACGGTCACCCGCCGGCCGCCTCGCCGCTCGTCCTCGGCGCGGCGCTCGTGATCTCGTTGTGGTTTTTTGCCGGCTGGAGTGAAGAGCTCGAACTGGTGCGTGCGACGCGCGCCTGGGGTGAGCGGCTGCTCCAACTCGGCCACTACGATGATGATATCGACGGATGGACGGTCGCCAGCGAGCGACCTGTCGCCGTCACTTACGGGCTTCTCGAGCCGAGAATCTGCGTCTCCGAGCGTCTGCGAGAGGTGCTCTCGCCTGCGCAGTTCGAGGCCGTCTTGGCACACGAGCGCGCCCACGCCAAACGATTCGACTCGCTCGTCAAACTCGTGGCGCGCATGAGCGCCCGATTGCACTTCCCTTTTGTTCGCCAGCGCCTGCTCTCCGAGCTCGATCTCGCGAGTGAGCAGGCCTGCGACGAAGCCGCCGCGGAAGCCGTGGGCGACCGATTGACCGTCGCCGAGGCGATCCTGACCGTCGAGCGCTCCTTCGAGGGCACGCCTCCGCCGGCCTCCGCCCTGGCCTTCGGCGCCAAGCCCCTCGAGCGACGCGTCCGCGCCATGCTCGAAGGCAACTGGCGGCGCCCCTCGTGGCTGTCCCTCACTGTTTTCGGCTTGCTCGGAGCAGGGTTGCTTCTGACGTCTTACGACCTACTCCACCACACCATCGAGAGCCTTCTCGCGCTGGTATTCTAG
- a CDS encoding DUF1360 domain-containing protein has protein sequence MTTRAHESGTLDNRNQANREQKRNPEWTGELGREPLPLKGYAALLSIYGTGVTSIFSWAVRNERTLDKVSYADLVVLAMGSQKLARMASKDRVGTLIRQPFTEYDGTDGALPGEASESARRDRGPLVQAIGELLCCPYCTTTWAATAVFGTYLANRKLGRTLAMFLSTVGMADVVQRLYHDVLSHR, from the coding sequence ATGACCACTCGAGCGCACGAGTCCGGAACCCTCGACAACCGAAACCAAGCCAATCGCGAGCAGAAGAGAAACCCGGAGTGGACAGGGGAACTCGGACGAGAGCCCCTGCCGCTAAAGGGCTACGCCGCCCTGCTCTCCATCTACGGCACCGGAGTCACCAGCATCTTTAGCTGGGCGGTGCGCAACGAGCGCACGCTCGACAAGGTCTCCTATGCAGACCTCGTCGTTTTGGCGATGGGAAGTCAGAAGCTCGCGCGAATGGCGAGCAAGGATCGTGTGGGTACGCTCATTCGTCAGCCCTTTACCGAATACGACGGCACCGACGGCGCGCTGCCCGGCGAGGCGAGCGAGAGCGCACGCCGCGACCGAGGCCCGCTAGTCCAGGCAATCGGCGAGCTGCTGTGCTGCCCGTACTGCACCACAACGTGGGCGGCGACGGCGGTCTTCGGCACCTACTTGGCCAACCGCAAGCTCGGGCGCACGCTGGCGATGTTTCTGTCGACGGTCGGCATGGCCGACGTGGTGCAACGGCTCTACCACGACGTGCTCAGCCACAGGTAG
- a CDS encoding group II truncated hemoglobin — protein sequence MTPEEPTPYDLIGGEEGVRRLVDRFYDLMDELDEVTALRDMHAKSLKVSREKLFMFMSGWLGGPALYVEKYGHPMLRGRHMPFAIDQEARDQWMLCMSRALEETVEDEDLRRYIDVSIGRVADHMRNQF from the coding sequence ATGACTCCCGAAGAACCGACCCCCTACGACCTCATCGGCGGCGAAGAAGGCGTGCGGCGCCTGGTCGACCGCTTTTACGACTTGATGGACGAGCTCGACGAAGTCACCGCGCTGCGCGACATGCACGCCAAGAGCCTGAAGGTCTCGCGCGAGAAGCTGTTCATGTTCATGTCCGGCTGGCTCGGTGGCCCGGCGCTGTACGTCGAAAAGTACGGCCATCCCATGCTGCGCGGGCGGCATATGCCGTTCGCCATCGACCAAGAGGCGCGCGACCAATGGATGCTGTGCATGAGCCGCGCGCTCGAGGAGACGGTCGAGGACGAAGACCTGCGCCGTTATATCGACGTGTCGATCGGCCGTGTCGCCGACCATATGCGCAATCAGTTCTGA
- a CDS encoding MFS transporter — protein MTDDHATQGAITRMERNIRLYPWYAAFFNAFFWMPVFFLYFGAHLPLSRVLQLEGVYYAAVVLLEVPSGYFSDRVGRRTTLLTSSVLLIAAYLLFFFGAGFAAFALAQVLLAAGIAFNSGTDTSFHYDSLATLGRAVEYEEREAIVARNSLVATGAAALLGGAVASVDLSYAYGASALTAVVALGLVFSFAEPEHREAEASDFVHQIAHCLAHLKQPQLAWLFGFAVLAVVINHVPYEFYQPYLDVLGTQVGLGEHTALAAGAHMAVATLIGAWFARRSARIDKRLGTGRTLLLAAVIQLAIIGSMALVLHAAVVVLILLRGVPSGLYKAPLNAAVTPRIPQEERATYLSIQSLAGRLGFTGLLAGLSLVAGDAGVDHWPVLSELLVVAVVVGGAGWLVLAGLLPLVELNGKRTQN, from the coding sequence ATGACCGACGACCACGCGACCCAAGGCGCGATCACACGGATGGAGCGGAATATCCGCCTCTACCCGTGGTACGCCGCGTTCTTCAACGCGTTCTTCTGGATGCCGGTCTTCTTCTTGTACTTCGGCGCCCACCTGCCGCTGTCGCGTGTCCTGCAACTCGAGGGGGTTTACTATGCCGCGGTGGTGCTCTTGGAGGTGCCGTCTGGCTATTTCTCCGACCGAGTGGGCCGGCGCACCACGCTTCTGACTTCCTCGGTTTTGCTGATCGCGGCGTATCTGCTCTTCTTTTTCGGGGCGGGATTTGCGGCGTTTGCGCTCGCCCAGGTGCTCTTGGCCGCCGGTATCGCCTTCAACAGCGGCACGGACACGTCGTTTCACTACGATTCGCTGGCCACGCTCGGTCGCGCCGTCGAGTACGAGGAGCGCGAGGCGATCGTGGCCCGCAACTCGCTCGTGGCGACGGGCGCGGCTGCGCTCTTGGGCGGGGCGGTCGCCTCCGTCGACTTGAGCTACGCCTACGGCGCGAGCGCGCTGACGGCCGTCGTGGCCCTGGGGCTTGTCTTCTCCTTTGCAGAGCCCGAGCACAGAGAGGCAGAAGCCAGCGACTTCGTCCACCAGATCGCCCACTGCCTGGCCCACCTCAAACAGCCGCAGCTCGCCTGGCTCTTCGGCTTTGCCGTGCTCGCGGTCGTCATCAACCATGTGCCCTACGAGTTCTATCAGCCCTATCTGGACGTGCTCGGCACGCAAGTGGGACTGGGCGAGCACACTGCGCTGGCGGCCGGCGCGCATATGGCGGTGGCCACGCTCATCGGTGCATGGTTTGCGCGTCGGAGCGCGCGCATCGACAAGCGTCTCGGCACGGGGCGCACGCTCCTGTTGGCGGCCGTGATTCAGCTGGCCATCATCGGCTCGATGGCCCTGGTGCTGCACGCTGCGGTGGTCGTTTTGATCCTGCTTCGCGGGGTGCCCAGCGGTCTGTACAAGGCGCCGCTCAACGCGGCGGTGACGCCGCGCATCCCCCAGGAGGAGCGCGCCACCTACCTGTCTATCCAGAGTTTGGCCGGACGACTCGGCTTTACCGGCCTTTTGGCCGGCTTGTCCCTGGTCGCCGGTGACGCCGGCGTCGATCACTGGCCGGTGCTCTCGGAGCTCCTGGTGGTCGCGGTGGTCGTCGGCGGGGCAGGCTGGCTGGTGCTCGCGGGCTTGCTGCCGCTGGTCGAGCTGAACGGCAAACGCACTCAGAACTGA
- a CDS encoding Acg family FMN-binding oxidoreductase: MTPYEPTSSPWEIDAEAFPVDRPLEDKLRFLLGYAALAPSSHNSEPWKFAVEGNRVRLFADTSRWLKVADADKRELYVSLGCALENLLVAAEHFGLGHTTRYMPESSDETLAAVVEFSASGESSDVRSAEHFEAIKVRQTNHQPYDRTPVTDEEVVALAACVAEDDVELRLFADEAKRQRIEELTLRADALQFADPEWRRELGHWIGEGAFGNSWLMAKISKFAVTYLDMGKGTAKTDARAFESAPIFAFICSNDHDRRAQIRCGQVFERIWLEAAALGLAMQPMNQVLQLPELKEELISSLEFTDQVPQVAFRLGHAEREEKRSPRRPVSEVLIASNQ, from the coding sequence ATGACACCGTACGAACCCACTTCGAGCCCTTGGGAGATCGACGCCGAAGCGTTTCCCGTCGATCGACCCTTGGAAGACAAACTTCGGTTTCTGCTCGGTTATGCCGCGCTCGCTCCGTCGAGCCACAACTCCGAGCCGTGGAAATTCGCCGTCGAGGGGAATCGAGTGCGTCTTTTCGCCGACACCAGCCGATGGCTGAAGGTGGCCGACGCCGACAAACGTGAGCTGTACGTCAGCTTGGGCTGCGCCCTGGAAAACTTGTTGGTCGCCGCCGAGCACTTCGGTTTGGGGCATACCACCCGGTACATGCCCGAGTCGTCCGACGAGACACTTGCTGCGGTCGTCGAGTTTTCGGCATCCGGCGAGTCTTCCGACGTTCGGTCGGCCGAACACTTCGAGGCCATCAAGGTTCGCCAGACCAACCACCAACCCTACGATCGCACACCGGTCACTGACGAGGAGGTCGTCGCGCTCGCCGCCTGTGTGGCCGAGGATGACGTCGAGCTGCGCCTCTTCGCCGACGAAGCCAAGCGTCAGCGCATCGAAGAGCTGACGCTGCGCGCCGATGCGCTCCAATTCGCCGACCCCGAGTGGCGCCGAGAGCTGGGTCACTGGATCGGGGAAGGGGCGTTCGGCAACTCATGGCTGATGGCCAAGATCAGCAAGTTCGCGGTGACATATCTCGACATGGGTAAGGGCACGGCCAAGACCGACGCGCGTGCTTTCGAGAGTGCGCCCATCTTTGCGTTCATCTGTTCGAACGACCATGACCGGCGCGCGCAGATTCGCTGCGGGCAAGTATTCGAGCGTATCTGGCTCGAAGCCGCGGCGCTCGGTCTGGCGATGCAGCCGATGAACCAAGTCTTGCAGCTTCCCGAGCTCAAAGAGGAGCTCATCTCGTCGCTCGAGTTTACGGACCAGGTGCCGCAGGTAGCCTTCCGACTTGGCCACGCCGAGCGTGAAGAGAAGCGCTCGCCGCGGCGTCCCGTCTCCGAGGTGTTGATCGCCAGCAACCAATGA
- a CDS encoding BlaI/MecI/CopY family transcriptional regulator has product MNADISNLGELEMAVLEYVWEHKESDVKTAHRAIGEARGITHNTVQSTFKRLWEKGLLRRHKDGHAYIYAPRVNRRELTEMMVGDLVDQVAGAEMNVALEAFVNLADRAGEETLEALEALVAARRQAQNERDE; this is encoded by the coding sequence ATGAACGCCGACATATCCAACCTGGGTGAACTCGAAATGGCCGTGCTCGAGTACGTGTGGGAGCACAAAGAGAGCGACGTCAAGACGGCGCATCGCGCCATCGGCGAAGCTCGCGGCATCACCCACAATACCGTGCAGTCGACGTTCAAGAGGCTGTGGGAGAAAGGCCTGTTGCGCCGCCACAAAGATGGACACGCCTACATCTATGCCCCGCGCGTGAACCGGCGTGAGTTGACCGAGATGATGGTCGGTGACCTCGTCGACCAGGTCGCGGGCGCCGAGATGAACGTGGCGCTCGAGGCGTTCGTCAACCTGGCCGACCGCGCCGGAGAGGAGACCCTCGAGGCACTCGAGGCGCTCGTCGCCGCGCGCCGTCAGGCTCAAAACGAGCGAGACGAGTAA